In the Candidatus Rokuibacteriota bacterium genome, one interval contains:
- a CDS encoding radical SAM protein, with protein sequence MNVVGIVKTRLGLSTSAMPARSLIEIEGKPVLQIILERLRFSKTLGGIVVATTVNPEDNATVDMAARLGVPAHRGPDRDVLSRVRLVAEAESADLVVLIAGNYPLVDATYLDELVHGHIREGAEFSYNEHKEGIIYGMGVEVLSAEVLEKLSRHKLTDEQRELGTLYLKQHFKRFRIYRPVFTVQRPNYKVCLQYEPDVEVVREIFQKVPDPCFESVVKFLDANPLVARHNNQAPRGGEISLQKLAIFPQKLQAIQKTTAARPDPTFPISVELSLTNACNYKCVWCSDMDLRERLGGELDTGVVFKLIEELKAGGTRGVVIEGGGEPTLHRDFNAIVEHIRANGLSVGLITNGHLLPYRELIGEFDWIRVSLDCSSEDEFKKYKGLYAFERVMENIRALARTGTMTGVGYIVTKDNTANLEPLVLRLKDYGVSYIQFRPVIDTPDIAPDPTDLSYLKKYESPTFSILLDALEENKVRGNAGVSCRSHSLSSVIAADGSVYICGRLNIYEWWKPFGNLYHSSFTEIWHGEERRRQSAQVLDPSFCGAHCPECRLTKYNVLLDRISKIRTRDFI encoded by the coding sequence GGATCGTGAAGACCCGTCTGGGGTTATCAACATCCGCCATGCCTGCGCGGAGCCTGATCGAGATCGAGGGGAAGCCTGTCCTCCAGATCATTCTCGAACGCCTGCGCTTCTCCAAGACCCTTGGCGGCATTGTGGTGGCCACCACGGTGAACCCGGAGGACAACGCCACCGTGGATATGGCCGCCAGGCTTGGGGTGCCAGCCCACCGGGGTCCGGACCGTGATGTCCTGAGCCGCGTCCGCCTTGTCGCGGAGGCGGAGTCGGCGGACCTGGTTGTACTCATCGCGGGCAACTACCCGCTGGTGGACGCCACCTACCTGGACGAACTCGTCCACGGGCATATCCGGGAGGGGGCTGAGTTCAGCTACAACGAGCACAAGGAGGGGATCATTTACGGGATGGGGGTGGAGGTCCTCTCTGCAGAGGTGCTCGAGAAGCTCAGCCGGCACAAGCTCACCGATGAGCAGCGGGAGCTGGGAACGCTCTACCTCAAGCAGCACTTCAAGCGGTTCCGTATCTACCGGCCTGTCTTCACGGTTCAGCGGCCCAACTACAAGGTGTGCCTCCAGTACGAGCCGGACGTGGAGGTGGTTCGGGAGATCTTCCAGAAGGTCCCTGACCCCTGCTTCGAATCGGTGGTGAAGTTCCTGGATGCCAACCCATTGGTCGCCCGGCACAATAACCAGGCGCCGAGGGGAGGGGAGATCAGCCTTCAGAAACTGGCCATCTTCCCGCAGAAGTTGCAGGCCATCCAGAAGACGACCGCGGCCCGGCCGGACCCCACCTTCCCGATCAGCGTCGAGCTCTCCCTGACCAACGCCTGCAACTACAAGTGCGTGTGGTGCTCGGACATGGACCTCCGTGAGCGCTTGGGGGGCGAGCTGGATACGGGGGTGGTCTTCAAGCTGATTGAAGAGCTGAAGGCGGGCGGCACGCGGGGCGTCGTGATCGAGGGCGGAGGGGAACCGACCCTCCACCGGGACTTCAACGCCATCGTGGAGCACATCCGGGCTAATGGCCTGTCGGTCGGGCTTATCACCAACGGGCATCTGCTCCCCTATCGGGAACTCATCGGCGAGTTCGACTGGATCCGGGTTAGCCTCGACTGCTCTTCCGAGGACGAGTTCAAGAAGTACAAGGGGCTCTATGCGTTCGAGCGGGTGATGGAGAACATCCGGGCCCTCGCCCGGACGGGGACCATGACAGGCGTAGGCTACATCGTCACCAAGGACAACACGGCCAACCTGGAGCCGCTCGTCCTCCGTCTTAAGGACTACGGGGTCTCCTACATCCAGTTCAGGCCGGTCATCGACACCCCGGACATCGCTCCAGATCCGACCGACCTCTCGTACCTGAAGAAATACGAAAGTCCCACGTTTTCCATCCTCCTGGATGCCCTCGAGGAGAACAAGGTCCGGGGCAACGCGGGGGTCTCCTGCCGGTCCCACAGCCTGAGCAGCGTGATCGCCGCCGACGGGAGCGTATACATCTGCGGGCGCCTGAACATCTACGAGTGGTGGAAGCCTTTCGGCAATCTCTACCACTCCAGTTTCACCGAGATCTGGCACGGGGAGGAGCGACGGCGCCAGTCGGCCCAGGTCCTCGACCCGTCGTTCTGCGGGGCTCACTGCCCCGAGTGTCGCCTGACCAAGTACAACGTCCTCCTCGATCGGATCTCCAAGATCCGGACGAGGGACTTCATCTGA